The Sesamum indicum cultivar Zhongzhi No. 13 linkage group LG6, S_indicum_v1.0, whole genome shotgun sequence genome has a segment encoding these proteins:
- the LOC105163731 gene encoding ubiquitin-like protease 4 isoform X1 — protein MKIEFFPKTYQRKRTARKRRTEFCTQVPASSSGGDGNLKGFAGSKSHDQDNGGYKIQKHHLTLMLNPRVYEKILLAKERKLFDTSSTFSCFPRGPRSKAKARNQMTSRHMAGFSLGVSKECQCPTSSTTCRPARRRGRKRKTKPKNELSDSEVTVPLRIHFRGQARRGQYGSNTTTDERGKLDSATFLHYFMHIWSAFPEEKVKSVAYFDPLWFDLYANENNRVMVLNWIKEKNIFSKKYVLVPIVMWSHWSLLIFCHLGESRHSRTATPCMLLLDSLHAIGPTRLEPLIRRLLFDIFVSEEKLESKEQLKKIPLLIPKVPQQRKGEECGFYVLYYINLFLESAPQNFDISEGYPYFFPLYLQMKKDWFTAEGVESFCKRLDSFPVVSSDHDDSASVDSSNSVELIETVGS, from the exons ATGAAGATTGAATTCTTCCCGAAAACTTACCAAAGGAAAAGGACGGCTCGTAAACGACGTACTGAGTTTTGTACCCAAGTTCCTGCCTCTTCTTCAG GTGGTGATGGAAATTTAAAGGGTTTTGCAGGGTCCAAGAGTCACGATCAAGACAATG GTGGATACAAAATACAGAAGCATCATCTAACTCTTATGTTGAATCCACGTGTATATGAGAAGATCCTGCTAgctaaagaaagaaaactctTCGATACAAGTTCCACATTTTCGTGTTTTCCTCGTGGTCCAAGGTCGAAAGCAAAAGCCCGCAACCAAATGACGTCTCGTCATATGGCTG GGTTTTCCCTGGGAGTCTCCAAGGAATGTCAATGTCCTACAAGCTCAACAACGTGCCGACCTGCACGTCGGAGGGGCCGCAAGAGAAAAACTAAGCCAAAAAATGAGCTGAGTGATTCTGAAGTCACTGTTCCCCTACGTATTCATTTTCGTGGGCAAGCAAGGAGAGGCCAATACGGCAGTAATACAACAACCGACGAACGAGGAAAGTTAGACTCTGCAACATTTCTTCACTACTTCAT GCATATTTGGAGTGCTTTTCCAGAAGAGAAGGTGAAATCAGTTGCATACTTCGACCCTTTATGGTTTGACTTATATGCAAATGAAAACAATAGAGTGATGGTTCTGAATTGGATCAAAGAGAAGAacatattttcaaagaaatacGTTCTGGTTCCTATAGTTATGTG GTCTCATTGGAGCCTCTTGATCTTTTGTCACTTGGGAGAAAGTCGACATTCGAGAACTGCTACTCCTTGCATGCTGTTGCTTGATTCATTACATGCAATAGGTCCCACACGGCTTGAACCCTTGATAAGAAG GCTTCTCTTTGACATATTTGTATCGGAGGAGAAGCTGGAGAGTAAAGAACAGCTTAAAAAAATACCTCTCTTGATTCCAAAG GTTCCGCAGCAGAGAAAAGGTGAGGAATGCGGATTTTATGTTCTGTACTACATAAACCTATTCTTGGAAAGTGCTCCTCAAAATTTCGACATTTCTGAGGGCTACCCGTACTTT TTTCCACTGTATTTGCAGATGAAAAAGGACTGGTTCACCGCTGAAGGAGTAGAGTCCTTCTGCAAAAGGCTCGACTCTTTTCCTGTTGTTTCAAGTGATCATGACGATTCTGCTTCCGTGGATTCTAGCAATTCTGTTGAACTGATCGAGACTGTCGGCAGCTAG
- the LOC105163731 gene encoding ubiquitin-like protease 4 isoform X2, translating into MKIEFFPKTYQRKRTARKRRTEFCTQVPASSSGGDGNLKGFAGSKSHDQDNGGYKIQKHHLTLMLNPRVYEKILLAKERKLFDTSSTFSCFPRGPRSKAKARNQMTSRHMAGFSLGVSKECQCPTSSTTCRPARRRGRKRKTKPKNELSDSEVTVPLRIHFRGQARRGQYGSNTTTDERGKLDSATFLHYFMHIWSAFPEEKVKSVAYFDPLWFDLYANENNRVMVLNWIKEKNIFSKKYVLVPIVMWSHWSLLIFCHLGESRHSRTATPCMLLLDSLHAIGPTRLEPLIRRLLFDIFVSEEKLESKEQLKKIPLLIPKVPQQRKGEECGFYVLYYINLFLESAPQNFDISEGYPYFMKKDWFTAEGVESFCKRLDSFPVVSSDHDDSASVDSSNSVELIETVGS; encoded by the exons ATGAAGATTGAATTCTTCCCGAAAACTTACCAAAGGAAAAGGACGGCTCGTAAACGACGTACTGAGTTTTGTACCCAAGTTCCTGCCTCTTCTTCAG GTGGTGATGGAAATTTAAAGGGTTTTGCAGGGTCCAAGAGTCACGATCAAGACAATG GTGGATACAAAATACAGAAGCATCATCTAACTCTTATGTTGAATCCACGTGTATATGAGAAGATCCTGCTAgctaaagaaagaaaactctTCGATACAAGTTCCACATTTTCGTGTTTTCCTCGTGGTCCAAGGTCGAAAGCAAAAGCCCGCAACCAAATGACGTCTCGTCATATGGCTG GGTTTTCCCTGGGAGTCTCCAAGGAATGTCAATGTCCTACAAGCTCAACAACGTGCCGACCTGCACGTCGGAGGGGCCGCAAGAGAAAAACTAAGCCAAAAAATGAGCTGAGTGATTCTGAAGTCACTGTTCCCCTACGTATTCATTTTCGTGGGCAAGCAAGGAGAGGCCAATACGGCAGTAATACAACAACCGACGAACGAGGAAAGTTAGACTCTGCAACATTTCTTCACTACTTCAT GCATATTTGGAGTGCTTTTCCAGAAGAGAAGGTGAAATCAGTTGCATACTTCGACCCTTTATGGTTTGACTTATATGCAAATGAAAACAATAGAGTGATGGTTCTGAATTGGATCAAAGAGAAGAacatattttcaaagaaatacGTTCTGGTTCCTATAGTTATGTG GTCTCATTGGAGCCTCTTGATCTTTTGTCACTTGGGAGAAAGTCGACATTCGAGAACTGCTACTCCTTGCATGCTGTTGCTTGATTCATTACATGCAATAGGTCCCACACGGCTTGAACCCTTGATAAGAAG GCTTCTCTTTGACATATTTGTATCGGAGGAGAAGCTGGAGAGTAAAGAACAGCTTAAAAAAATACCTCTCTTGATTCCAAAG GTTCCGCAGCAGAGAAAAGGTGAGGAATGCGGATTTTATGTTCTGTACTACATAAACCTATTCTTGGAAAGTGCTCCTCAAAATTTCGACATTTCTGAGGGCTACCCGTACTTT ATGAAAAAGGACTGGTTCACCGCTGAAGGAGTAGAGTCCTTCTGCAAAAGGCTCGACTCTTTTCCTGTTGTTTCAAGTGATCATGACGATTCTGCTTCCGTGGATTCTAGCAATTCTGTTGAACTGATCGAGACTGTCGGCAGCTAG
- the LOC105163729 gene encoding CSC1-like protein At4g35870 gives MKLRFKYPNFPFLVGPMDPPLSPPSIANATLSPPPAGDADGPFEDAWYGNIQYLLNISAIGALTCLLIFVFAKLRSDHRRVPGPTAIVSKLLAVWHATSREISHHCGADAAQFLLIEGGSSAILLFLAGLAVVVMLPVNIFAGSAPISDEFSKTTINHIVKGSPLLWVHFVFVVVVVFLVHYGINEIERRLRITRFRDGNGNPSDPSANSSAIFTIMVHGVPKTLGFDKTPLVEYFQHKYPGKIYNVVVPMDLCALDDLATELVKVRENISKLVAKIELRGLADEGEDVDGYTGEERGFRDRWRILWRRVKDLWYRAAHELGFSDEERLRKLQELRADLEMEMAAYKEGRARGAGVAFVVFKDVYTANKAVQDFRNEKRRRIGRFFSLMELQLQRNQWKVERAPLASDIYWNHLGSSKVSLKLRRVLVNSCLLLMLLFFSSPLAVISAIKSAARIVNAEAIDNAQMWLTWLQSSSWIATIIFQFLPNVIIFVSMYIVIPSVLSYLSKFERHLTVSREQRAALLKMVCFFLVNLILLRALVESSLEGAILKMSRCYLDGEDCKRIEQYLSASFLSRSCLSSLAFLITSTFLGISYDLLAPIPWIKNKLRKFQKNDMLQLVPERSEDYPLQHQDTDSLQRPLISERVSEVMVGNNEFLNGSSPTAIDFPGQDLSEYPPISSRTSPVPKQTFDFAQYYAFNLTIFALTLIYSSFSPLVVPVGTIYFGYRYVVDKYNFLFVYRVRGFPAGNDGRLMDTVLGIMRFCVDLFLLSMLLFFSVHGDSTKLQAIFTLGLLVMYKLLPSDQDGFQPALLQGMQNVDSVINGSLDYEAFSRPTFEWDTCNS, from the coding sequence ATGAAACTCCGATTTAAATACCCTAATTTCCCTTTTCTTGTTGGCCCCATGGACCCCCCCTTGTCACCACCGTCCATCGCTAACGCCACACTTTCCCCGCCGCCTGCCGGAGACGCAGATGGACCCTTCGAGGATGCGTGGTATGGCAACATCCAGTATCTTCTCAATATCTCCGCTATTGGGGCTTTGACCTGCCTGTTAATCTTTGTCTTCGCGAAGCTCCGCAGCGATCACCGACGCGTGCCGGGGCCCACCGCCATCGTATCCAAGCTTCTCGCTGTTTGGCATGCGACAAGCCGCGAGATTTCGCATCATTGCGGTGCTGACGCCGCGCAATTTCTCCTCATCGAAGGCGGCAGCTCCGCTATTCTTCTCTTCCTTGCCGGCTTGGCTGTTGTTGTTATGCTTCCTGTTAATATTTTTGCGGGCAGTGCGCCGATTTCGGATGAATTTTCAAAGACGACGATAAATCACATTGTTAAAGGTTCGCCTTTGCTCTGGGTGCACTTCGTTTTTGTTGTTGTGGTTGTTTTTCTGGTGCATTATGGCATAAATGAGATTGAAAGAAGGTTAAGAATAACCAGGTTTAGAGATGGGAATGGGAATCCGAGTGACCCAAGTGCAAACTCGAGTGCAATCTTCACGATCATGGTTCATGGGGTTCCGAAAACTTTAGGGTTCGATAAGACTCCATTGGTTGAGTATTTTCAGCATAAGTATCCAGGCAAGATATACAATGTGGTTGTGCCGATGGACTTGTGTGCATTAGATGATCTAGCTACAGAGTTGGTAAAGGTAAGGGAGAACATTTCCAAGCTGGTggcaaaaattgaattgagggGGTTGGCAGATGAGGGTGAGGATGTTGATGGTTATACTGGGGAAGAGAGGGGGTTTAGAGATAGGTGGCGGATTCTTTGGAGGAGAGTGAAGGATCTGTGGTACAGGGCAGCTCATGAACTGGGTTTTTCAGATGAGGAGAGACTGAGGAAATTGCAAGAGTTGAGAGCTGATCTGGAGATGGAGATGGCAGCGTACAAAGAGGGACGAGCAAGAGGTGCTGGAGTTGCTTTTGTGGTGTTTAAGGATGTTTACACTGCAAATAAGGCGGTTCAGGATTTTCGCAACGAGAAGAGGAGACGGATTGGGAGGTTCTTTTCATTGATGGAGTTGCAGCTTCAAAGAAACCAATGGAAAGTGGAGAGAGCTCCATTGGCCAGTGACATATACTGGAATCATTTGGGATCCTCAAAGGTTTCTTTGAAATTACGGAGAGTTCTTGTCAACAGTTGCCTGCTGTTGATGCTTTTGTTCTTCAGTTCTCCTCTTGCTGTGATTAGTGCCATCAAAAGTGCAGCTAGGATTGTTAATGCAGAAGCAATAGATAATGCTCAGATGTGGTTGACTTGGTTGCAAAGCTCAAGCTGGATTGCTACCATAATATTTCAGTTTCTGcctaatgttattatttttgtgagcATGTATATAGTGATACCATCAGTTCTTTCATACCTTTCAAAGTTTGAACGGCATCTTACAGTGTCCAGGGAGCAACGAGCTGCATTGTTAAAGATGGTTTGCTTTTTTCTGGTTAATCTCATTCTCTTGAGGGCTCTGGTTGAATCATCATTAGAAGGTGCAATTTTAAAGATGAGCAGGTGCTATTTGGATGGTGAAGATTGCAAACGGATTGAGCAATATCTGAGTGCTTCATTCTTATCAAGATCATGCCTGTCCTCTCTTGCATTTCTCATTACAAGCACTTTTCTGGGAATATCTTATGACCTATTGGCTCCAATACCGTGGATTAAGAACAAGCTTAGGAAGTTTCAAAAAAATGATATGCTCCAGCTGGTACCAGAAAGAAGTGAAGATTATCCTTTACAGCATCAAGACACAGATAGCCTGCAGAGACCCCTGATATCTGAAAGGGTATCTGAGGTTATGGTTGGCAATAATGAGTTCTTAAACGGGTCCTCCCCAACAGCAATAGATTTTCCTGGGCAAGATCTGTCTGAGTATCCTCCAATCAGCAGTCGAACATCTCCAGTGCCCAAACAGACGTTTGATTTCGCGCAATACTATGCATTCAATCTCACAATATTTGCCCTGACCCTGATTTATTCTTCATTCTCTCCTCTTGTGGTTCCAGTTGGTACAATTTATTTTGGCTACAGATATGTTGTTGATAAATACAACTTCCTATTTGTGTATAGAGTTCGAGGTTTTCCTGCTGGCAATGATGGAAGGTTGATGGATACTGTACTCGGTATCATGAGGTTTTGTGTTGACTTGTTCCTTCTTTCAATGCTATTGTTCTTTTCAGTACATGGGGACTCAACAAAACTTCAAGCCATATTCACTCTCGGGTTACTGGTAATGTATAAACTTTTGCCTTCTGATCAAGATGGTTTTCAGCCTGCTCTGTTGCAAGGCATGCAGAATGTTGACAGTGTAATCAATGGATCCCTTGACTATGAGGCTTTTTCACGGCCCACGTTTGAATGGGATACTTGTAATTCATGA
- the LOC105163731 gene encoding ubiquitin-like protease 4 isoform X3, whose protein sequence is MKIEFFPKTYQRKRTARKRRGDGNLKGFAGSKSHDQDNGGYKIQKHHLTLMLNPRVYEKILLAKERKLFDTSSTFSCFPRGPRSKAKARNQMTSRHMAGFSLGVSKECQCPTSSTTCRPARRRGRKRKTKPKNELSDSEVTVPLRIHFRGQARRGQYGSNTTTDERGKLDSATFLHYFMHIWSAFPEEKVKSVAYFDPLWFDLYANENNRVMVLNWIKEKNIFSKKYVLVPIVMWSHWSLLIFCHLGESRHSRTATPCMLLLDSLHAIGPTRLEPLIRRLLFDIFVSEEKLESKEQLKKIPLLIPKVPQQRKGEECGFYVLYYINLFLESAPQNFDISEGYPYFFPLYLQMKKDWFTAEGVESFCKRLDSFPVVSSDHDDSASVDSSNSVELIETVGS, encoded by the exons ATGAAGATTGAATTCTTCCCGAAAACTTACCAAAGGAAAAGGACGGCTCGTAAACGAC GTGGTGATGGAAATTTAAAGGGTTTTGCAGGGTCCAAGAGTCACGATCAAGACAATG GTGGATACAAAATACAGAAGCATCATCTAACTCTTATGTTGAATCCACGTGTATATGAGAAGATCCTGCTAgctaaagaaagaaaactctTCGATACAAGTTCCACATTTTCGTGTTTTCCTCGTGGTCCAAGGTCGAAAGCAAAAGCCCGCAACCAAATGACGTCTCGTCATATGGCTG GGTTTTCCCTGGGAGTCTCCAAGGAATGTCAATGTCCTACAAGCTCAACAACGTGCCGACCTGCACGTCGGAGGGGCCGCAAGAGAAAAACTAAGCCAAAAAATGAGCTGAGTGATTCTGAAGTCACTGTTCCCCTACGTATTCATTTTCGTGGGCAAGCAAGGAGAGGCCAATACGGCAGTAATACAACAACCGACGAACGAGGAAAGTTAGACTCTGCAACATTTCTTCACTACTTCAT GCATATTTGGAGTGCTTTTCCAGAAGAGAAGGTGAAATCAGTTGCATACTTCGACCCTTTATGGTTTGACTTATATGCAAATGAAAACAATAGAGTGATGGTTCTGAATTGGATCAAAGAGAAGAacatattttcaaagaaatacGTTCTGGTTCCTATAGTTATGTG GTCTCATTGGAGCCTCTTGATCTTTTGTCACTTGGGAGAAAGTCGACATTCGAGAACTGCTACTCCTTGCATGCTGTTGCTTGATTCATTACATGCAATAGGTCCCACACGGCTTGAACCCTTGATAAGAAG GCTTCTCTTTGACATATTTGTATCGGAGGAGAAGCTGGAGAGTAAAGAACAGCTTAAAAAAATACCTCTCTTGATTCCAAAG GTTCCGCAGCAGAGAAAAGGTGAGGAATGCGGATTTTATGTTCTGTACTACATAAACCTATTCTTGGAAAGTGCTCCTCAAAATTTCGACATTTCTGAGGGCTACCCGTACTTT TTTCCACTGTATTTGCAGATGAAAAAGGACTGGTTCACCGCTGAAGGAGTAGAGTCCTTCTGCAAAAGGCTCGACTCTTTTCCTGTTGTTTCAAGTGATCATGACGATTCTGCTTCCGTGGATTCTAGCAATTCTGTTGAACTGATCGAGACTGTCGGCAGCTAG
- the LOC105163728 gene encoding probable ubiquitin-like-specific protease 2A isoform X2, protein MGDKRTAEEMESEVTYEGRFSEDEPSDIQTKISSLSSDGNFRKRSFNKGLIPYARRRRKSKQGSDSSDWEVASASFHSRTESRRLMRVSSVLREPLRDNLFDHCFRNIWRESTAEKRKACTYLNCWWFYMYTKEHCRQRVLTWIKKEKIFSKRYVFVPIVLWSHWFLLIFCHLGESLESNSRTPCMLLLDSLHTLGPLRLEPLLRRFVLDIYETEDRPECKDMVQNIPLLVPQVPQQRNGEECGIFVLYYTNLFLENAPENFSVSEGYPYFMKPDWFTYEELEGFYKRLESLGTESSDSEE, encoded by the exons ATGGGAGACAAGAGAACAGCGGAAGAAATGGAGAGCGAAGTGACGTACGAAGGAAGGTTCAGTGAGGACGAGCCTTCGGATATTCAGACCAAGATTTCCTCCCTTTCTTCGG ATGgcaatttcagaaaaagaagTTTCAACAAGGGCCTAATTCCATATGCACGTCGAAGGAGAAAATCTAAGCAAGGATCTGATTCAAGTGATTGGGAAGTTGCTTCAGCGAGCTTCCATTCTCGTACAGAATCGAGGAGACTCATGCGAGTGAGCAGTGTCCTACGTGAGCCATTACGTGATAACTTATTCGACCATTGTTTTCG CAACATATGGAGGGAATCTACAGCAGAGAAAAGGAAGGCATGCACATATTTGAATTGTTGGTGGTTTTATATGTACACAAAGGAACATTGTAGACAAAGAGTGTTGACCTGGATTAAGAAGGAGAAAATATTCTCAAAAAGATATGTCTTTGTCCCCATTGTTTTATG GTCCCATTGGTTTCTCTTGATCTTTTGTCACTTGGGTGAAAGCCTAGAGTCAAATTCTAGAACTCCCTGCATGCTTCTGCTGGACTCACTACATACATTGGGTCCTTTGCGACTTGAACCTCTATTACGGAG ATTTGTCTTGGACATATATGAAACCGAGGATAGACCCGAGTGCAAAGATATGGTTCAAAACATTCCTCTCTTAGTCCCACAG GTACCCCAACAGAGAAATGGCGAGGAATGTGgtatttttgttctatattacACCAATCTATTCTTGGAGAATGCTCCTGAAAATTTTAGCGTTTCCGAGGGCTACCCTTACTTT ATGAAACCGGACTGGTTCACCTATGAAGAATTAGAGGGATTCTATAAAAGACTGGAGTCTCTTGGGACTGAGTCAAGTGATTCTGAGGAATGA
- the LOC105163731 gene encoding ubiquitin-like protease 4 isoform X4, which produces MLNPRVYEKILLAKERKLFDTSSTFSCFPRGPRSKAKARNQMTSRHMAGFSLGVSKECQCPTSSTTCRPARRRGRKRKTKPKNELSDSEVTVPLRIHFRGQARRGQYGSNTTTDERGKLDSATFLHYFMHIWSAFPEEKVKSVAYFDPLWFDLYANENNRVMVLNWIKEKNIFSKKYVLVPIVMWSHWSLLIFCHLGESRHSRTATPCMLLLDSLHAIGPTRLEPLIRRLLFDIFVSEEKLESKEQLKKIPLLIPKVPQQRKGEECGFYVLYYINLFLESAPQNFDISEGYPYFFPLYLQMKKDWFTAEGVESFCKRLDSFPVVSSDHDDSASVDSSNSVELIETVGS; this is translated from the exons ATGTTGAATCCACGTGTATATGAGAAGATCCTGCTAgctaaagaaagaaaactctTCGATACAAGTTCCACATTTTCGTGTTTTCCTCGTGGTCCAAGGTCGAAAGCAAAAGCCCGCAACCAAATGACGTCTCGTCATATGGCTG GGTTTTCCCTGGGAGTCTCCAAGGAATGTCAATGTCCTACAAGCTCAACAACGTGCCGACCTGCACGTCGGAGGGGCCGCAAGAGAAAAACTAAGCCAAAAAATGAGCTGAGTGATTCTGAAGTCACTGTTCCCCTACGTATTCATTTTCGTGGGCAAGCAAGGAGAGGCCAATACGGCAGTAATACAACAACCGACGAACGAGGAAAGTTAGACTCTGCAACATTTCTTCACTACTTCAT GCATATTTGGAGTGCTTTTCCAGAAGAGAAGGTGAAATCAGTTGCATACTTCGACCCTTTATGGTTTGACTTATATGCAAATGAAAACAATAGAGTGATGGTTCTGAATTGGATCAAAGAGAAGAacatattttcaaagaaatacGTTCTGGTTCCTATAGTTATGTG GTCTCATTGGAGCCTCTTGATCTTTTGTCACTTGGGAGAAAGTCGACATTCGAGAACTGCTACTCCTTGCATGCTGTTGCTTGATTCATTACATGCAATAGGTCCCACACGGCTTGAACCCTTGATAAGAAG GCTTCTCTTTGACATATTTGTATCGGAGGAGAAGCTGGAGAGTAAAGAACAGCTTAAAAAAATACCTCTCTTGATTCCAAAG GTTCCGCAGCAGAGAAAAGGTGAGGAATGCGGATTTTATGTTCTGTACTACATAAACCTATTCTTGGAAAGTGCTCCTCAAAATTTCGACATTTCTGAGGGCTACCCGTACTTT TTTCCACTGTATTTGCAGATGAAAAAGGACTGGTTCACCGCTGAAGGAGTAGAGTCCTTCTGCAAAAGGCTCGACTCTTTTCCTGTTGTTTCAAGTGATCATGACGATTCTGCTTCCGTGGATTCTAGCAATTCTGTTGAACTGATCGAGACTGTCGGCAGCTAG
- the LOC105163728 gene encoding probable ubiquitin-like-specific protease 2A isoform X1 gives MGDKRTAEEMESEVTYEGRFSEDEPSDIQTKISSLSSGVHENHDKGSAETKNQDKNNDGNFRKRSFNKGLIPYARRRRKSKQGSDSSDWEVASASFHSRTESRRLMRVSSVLREPLRDNLFDHCFRNIWRESTAEKRKACTYLNCWWFYMYTKEHCRQRVLTWIKKEKIFSKRYVFVPIVLWSHWFLLIFCHLGESLESNSRTPCMLLLDSLHTLGPLRLEPLLRRFVLDIYETEDRPECKDMVQNIPLLVPQVPQQRNGEECGIFVLYYTNLFLENAPENFSVSEGYPYFMKPDWFTYEELEGFYKRLESLGTESSDSEE, from the exons ATGGGAGACAAGAGAACAGCGGAAGAAATGGAGAGCGAAGTGACGTACGAAGGAAGGTTCAGTGAGGACGAGCCTTCGGATATTCAGACCAAGATTTCCTCCCTTTCTTCGG GGGTTCATGAAAATCACGACAAGGGCTCTGCGGAGACAAAGAACCAGGACAAAAACAATG ATGgcaatttcagaaaaagaagTTTCAACAAGGGCCTAATTCCATATGCACGTCGAAGGAGAAAATCTAAGCAAGGATCTGATTCAAGTGATTGGGAAGTTGCTTCAGCGAGCTTCCATTCTCGTACAGAATCGAGGAGACTCATGCGAGTGAGCAGTGTCCTACGTGAGCCATTACGTGATAACTTATTCGACCATTGTTTTCG CAACATATGGAGGGAATCTACAGCAGAGAAAAGGAAGGCATGCACATATTTGAATTGTTGGTGGTTTTATATGTACACAAAGGAACATTGTAGACAAAGAGTGTTGACCTGGATTAAGAAGGAGAAAATATTCTCAAAAAGATATGTCTTTGTCCCCATTGTTTTATG GTCCCATTGGTTTCTCTTGATCTTTTGTCACTTGGGTGAAAGCCTAGAGTCAAATTCTAGAACTCCCTGCATGCTTCTGCTGGACTCACTACATACATTGGGTCCTTTGCGACTTGAACCTCTATTACGGAG ATTTGTCTTGGACATATATGAAACCGAGGATAGACCCGAGTGCAAAGATATGGTTCAAAACATTCCTCTCTTAGTCCCACAG GTACCCCAACAGAGAAATGGCGAGGAATGTGgtatttttgttctatattacACCAATCTATTCTTGGAGAATGCTCCTGAAAATTTTAGCGTTTCCGAGGGCTACCCTTACTTT ATGAAACCGGACTGGTTCACCTATGAAGAATTAGAGGGATTCTATAAAAGACTGGAGTCTCTTGGGACTGAGTCAAGTGATTCTGAGGAATGA